A genomic region of Amphiura filiformis chromosome 6, Afil_fr2py, whole genome shotgun sequence contains the following coding sequences:
- the LOC140155628 gene encoding G2/mitotic-specific cyclin-B3-like, which translates to MPLTMRNKKKSNIPIQIHQEVGAVKNAPFTRSKRRSDGSPAKNPSKKRAFGDITNAIVSKKDAITKKLPTKIGTKKTTSNVKKPDEVKAAPKPVISVPEPMEEDVVVKQQEMDYDCLEDSLEIILSSQPCTSESEPSSQSSTVSSEVEIMNEKNRQLNDSEIKNAVAAISMDEDESESPVFVDIDEENKEDPNQAPVYARDIFTYLKEREEMCKVTCYFNTQTEVTRHMRAVLVDWMVEVQENFELNHETLYLATKLVDMYLMKCKVSRDILQLLGATGLFIACKYDERCPPALDDFIYICDDAYDRQQFIDMEMSVLREVDFNLGVPLSYRFLRRFAKSCHASMQVLTLARFILEMSLMYSQFMEIQDSLLASATLMLAFKMMKTGKWDATLEHYSGYKECDLHGCMKQLNDMLTAEPNTQLATIRNKYSHKVFYEVATIQPLNSSEL; encoded by the exons ATGCCTCTCACAATGCGTAACAAAAAGAAAAGCAATATTCCAATCCAG ATTCACCAAGAAGTTGGAGCTGTAAAGAATGCACCTTTCACAAGGTCAAAGAGGAGATCAGATGGTTCTCCAGCAAAAAATCCATCAAAGAAGCGAGCTTTTGGAGACATCACAAAT GCTATTGTCTCCAAGAAAGATGCAATTACCAAGAAGCTACCAACTAAAATTGGCACAAAGAAAACCACCAGCAACGTCAAGAAGCCGGATGAGGTCAAGGCAGCACCCAAACCAGTGATTAGCGTACCTGAGCCTATGGAGGAGGATGTCGTTGTCAAACAACAAGAGATGGATTATGACTGTCTAGAGGATAGCTTAGAAATCATCTTGTCATCACAACCATGTACTTCAGAATCAGAACCATCATCTCAAAG TAGCACAGTATCTAGTGAAGTGGAAATAATGAATGAGAAGAATAGACAATTAAATGATTCAgaaattaaaaatgca gTGGCAGCTATCAGTATGGATGAGGATGAATCCGAGTCCCCTGTTTTTGTTGACATTGATGAGGAGAACAAAGAAGATCCAAATCAGGCACCAGTCTATGCTCGGGACATCTTTACATATCTGAAAGAAAGAGAG GAGATGTGCAAGGTGACATGCTATTTCAACACACAAACAGAAGTTACGAGACACATGAGAGCGGTGCTAGTGGATTGGATGGTGGAGGTCCAAGAGAACTTTGAACTGAATCACGAGACCCTCTATCTAGCCACTAAACTAGTGGATATGTACCTTATGAAATGCAAAGTGTCTAGAGATATACTGCAATTACTTGGTGCTACAGGATTGTTTATAGCTTGTAAATATGAT GAGCGGTGTCCCCCAGCTTTAGATGACTTTATCTACATCTGTGATGATGCGTACGACAGACAACAGTTCATTGACATGGAGATGAGCGTACTGAGAGAGGTCGACTTCAACTTAGGTGTTCCACTATCTTATAGATTCCTCAGAAGATTTGCAAAG TCTTGCCATGCTTCCATGCAGGTGCTAACCCTAGCACGGTTCATCTTGGAGATGTCCCTTATGTACAGCCAGTTCATGGAGATCCAGGATTCATTATTAGCCAGCGCAACACTAATGCTTGCATTCAAAATGATGAAAACAGGAAAATGG GATGCTACTTTAGAACATTACTCTGGTTACAAGGAGTGTGATCTCCATGGGTGTATGAAACAACTCAATGATATGCTGACAGCTGAACCCAACACACAGCTTGCTACCATCAGAAATAAGTATTCCCACAA AGTGTTCTATGAAGTTGCTACCATCCAACCACTCAACTCATCAGAGCTATAG